The nucleotide window TTTCATCATTTATTCCTCCGATAGTATTTAATTTTGCTTATTTATTTAATTAACTTTATACTTACTCTAAACCCTAGAGTATAGTGTAGGGCAAGTAATTTATTTATTGGAGGAAAAAATGACTTATACTATTAAAGAAGTAGCTGACATATTTCATTTGTCGATTTATACTTTACGTTATTATGATAAACAAGGATTATTGCCATTTGTTTCTAAAAATCAATCCGGATACCGCGAATTTACCGAATCAGATTTAAATTTAATTCATACTATTTGTTGTTTGAAAAATACGGGAATGCCATTAAAACAAATTCGCACCTATATTGATTATTGCATGGACGGCCCTGTTTCGATTGAAGCTCGAAAGCAATTACTTTTGGATCACCGTAAAGCTGTTTTAAAAAGTTTAGAAGATTTAACAGAAAATCTAAAAGAAGTAGATGTGAAAATTGCTAAGTATTCATCCCCAGATGCTGTAGAGATTATTACTGCTGAGCGAAATTATGTCAGTATGGAAAAGAAAAATCACGATTTAATTTATCCGTATCATATATAAAAAGGTTGTGCCGTGAACGTTCACGGCACAACCTTTTATATTATTTCGATTCATCCATTTTCAAGATGGCCATGAAGGCTTCTTGCGGAACTTCAACAGAACCGATTTGTTTCATTCGCTTTTTACCTTCTTTTTGTTTCTCTAGGAGTTTCCGTTTACGAGATACGTCCCCACCGTAACATTTAGCAAGTACGTTTTTACGTAAAGCTTTAATAGTAGAACGAGAAACAATTTTGGTAGCGATTGCTGCTTGAATTGGCACTTCAAATTGCTGTCTTGGAATAAGTTCTTTTAATTTTTCCACGATGATTTTTCCACGCTCGTAGGCAAAATCACGGTGAACGATAAAGCTTAATGCATCTACTTTTTCTGCATTTAAAAGAATATCCATTTTCACAAGTTTAGAAGCTTTATAGCCAATTAATTCATAATCAAACGACGCATAACCTTTTGTAGATGATTTTAATTGGTCGAAAAAGTCATAAACAATTTCGGATAAAGGAATTTCGTACACAATACTTACGCGGATATCATCTAAATACTCCATCGTAATGAAGTTTCCTCGTTTGTTTTGCGCAAGTTCCATTACTGCACCAACGTAATCATTTGGCACCATGACAGTTGCTTTTACATACGGCTCTTCCACGCTTTCAATCACACCAGGTTCTGGCATTTCAGCAGGAT belongs to Listeria swaminathanii and includes:
- a CDS encoding MerR family transcriptional regulator — translated: MTYTIKEVADIFHLSIYTLRYYDKQGLLPFVSKNQSGYREFTESDLNLIHTICCLKNTGMPLKQIRTYIDYCMDGPVSIEARKQLLLDHRKAVLKSLEDLTENLKEVDVKIAKYSSPDAVEIITAERNYVSMEKKNHDLIYPYHI